A segment of the Carya illinoinensis cultivar Pawnee chromosome 1, C.illinoinensisPawnee_v1, whole genome shotgun sequence genome:
attaaaattaagagttaagaaatataaattttaaatttaagaattaATCGAGCAAAGTGAATTAAATATGTGATTTCCGTACGTTTCTATATTTTGCATCTATTGTAAATTCACTACACTTGCTACGTGTTACCCTCCTATTCGAGGGTGAAAATCCTCCTATTACACCACGTCCGGCCAGGAGGAGCTCCCTTGCATCTATTGTATATTCACTACACTTGCTACGTGTTACCCTCCTATTACAGGGTGAAAATCCTCCAATTACACGTCGTCTGGCCAAGAGGGGCTCCCTTTATACTTATTCCTTGGAACCCCCCCATGCGCAAGGAAGTTGATCGCTAGAGATGCCTCTGGTTCCTTCTAGCGCCAGGTTCTCTCTCCCTCTGAAATCTCAGGGCTTTCCCTTCCTTCCTTCAACCTCCATACTCACTGGAGAAATTGTTATCCCCACAACCATGtccttttattcttcttcttccaaggCCATTGACACTTCCAAAGACGACCTACACGAAGAAAATCTCTCTCAGGTGCTCAAATACCACCAGCAGACCAAGCACTCCTACGACAGGTATGCCCGAGGTCCCCATGGCCTGGACTGGGCCAACCAACCCAACCCTTTTCGGCGCTATCTCTCTGCTTCTCTCCTCCCGCTTCTTCACTTCCCCACCAAGACCGAACCccaaaacccaaaccaaacctaTAAACCATCACCCTCTGATTCCCCTCTCTACTCCTCTAtattcctctctctccctcctccaAAACCCATTTCCCATTCCACCATTTCCCAATTATTCTACGACTCCCTTGCTCTCTCCGCTTGGAAAACCACTGGATACTCCACTTGGTCCCTCCGAGTCAATCCCAGTAGCGGAAATTTGCACCCAACCGAAGCATATATAATTTCCCCGCCAATCGATTCACTGTCCAGCTCACCTTTCGTTGCGCATTATGCTCCGAAAGAGCATTCTTTGGAGCTCAGAGCCGAAATTCCATCGGGCTTCTTCCCGAAATTCTTTCCCGAGAATTCGTTTCTTATTGGCCTTTCCTCCATTTTCTGGCGCGAGGCCTGGAAGTATGGTGAGCGCGCTTTTCGGTATTGCAATCACGATATTGGCCACGCTATCGCCGCGGTGGCGATGGCTGCGGCGGGCCTCGGCTGGGATGTGAAGCTTCTAGATGGACTGGGATACCAGGAACTGAAGAAGGTCATGGGGCTTGAATGTTTCCCAGAATTCAAATACCCCTCTAGGCCCGTCAGAGGTAAGTTTCGGGAGATTGAATTCGAGCACCCAGATTGCTTGCTCCTAGTTTTTCCTAACGGAATCGGTCAAGAATTTAATGTGAATTATAAAGATTTGAGTTCTTCGATTTTGGAGTTCTCTAAATTGGAGTGGAAGGGTAAGCCCAATTCCCTTAGTGAAGAGCATGTGTGTTGGGATATAATATACCGAACCGCTGAGGCGGTGAAAAAACCATTAACAATGGGAGATAGGGTTGCGATTGATCCATTTGGGAGTTGTGGAGATTCAAGTGAAGGTTCTTATAAAGGGTTCACGGTTAGGGAAGTTGTAAGGAAGCGTAGAAGTGCGGTTGACATGGATAGAGTTACAGTAATTCAAAGAGATACATTCTATAAGATACTGTTACATTGCCTTCCTTCGGGCTGTGCAAATGGAGGGAAGCAAAGGAGAGAGTTAGCTTTGCCATTCCGGGCTCTTCCGTGGGATGCTGAGGTGCATGCCGTTTTGTTTGTTCATAGGGTGGCAGGGTTACCCAAGGGGTTGTATTTCTTGGTGAGGAATGAGGACCATTTTGACGAGCTTAAGAAATCTACGAGTTCTAATTTCGCTTGGGTGAAACCAGAGGGGTGCCCTCATAATCTCCCTCTGTATGAACTTGAGAGATCTTTGTATGACACACTCGCAAAAGAGGTCTCGTGCCATCAGGTGTGTCTCATTTAAATGGTTTTCTCATGTTGAAAGTTTAATATCTTGGTAGAAATACTCAGAGACGAGTAATACTATACACCACACTATCATCTCACTTGTATCCTACTATATATGATATGGtgtattttttaagataaagaagcatgtaataaatgatcattcaatagtggtaaatgtgtcacatcttacttaatggGATGCAAGTGGGATGAtagtatgatatatataatttttcatatattaataataccCCACGGAgtcaatatgaaaaataaacttatgtCTTAATGAACACTTGCTTGACACTGAGATTTTTCTTTTCGCATGTTTGCTGGTGGCTTAAAATTGTTGCACCTATGTGCAGGACATTGCTAGTGATGGCTGCTTTAGCCTTGGTATGGTGGCTCGGTTTGACTCTACTTTGCGGGACAAGAACGCTTGGATGTACCCTCGACTGTTTTGGGAAACTGGAGTTCTTGGGCAGGTGTTGTACCTTGAAGCACATGCAGTTGGCGTCTCTGCAACCGGAATTGGTTGTTACTTTGATGATCCTGGTAAGTTCTTTTTCCTCAATGGAATTGTGGCACAGGATTTGAAATCTGGTTGCAACCGTTCATAGTAATGGATCCGCACTCAGAGATCATGCAGAAAACTGCAT
Coding sequences within it:
- the LOC122287480 gene encoding uncharacterized protein LOC122287480, with translation MPLVPSSARFSLPLKSQGFPFLPSTSILTGEIVIPTTMSFYSSSSKAIDTSKDDLHEENLSQVLKYHQQTKHSYDRYARGPHGLDWANQPNPFRRYLSASLLPLLHFPTKTEPQNPNQTYKPSPSDSPLYSSIFLSLPPPKPISHSTISQLFYDSLALSAWKTTGYSTWSLRVNPSSGNLHPTEAYIISPPIDSLSSSPFVAHYAPKEHSLELRAEIPSGFFPKFFPENSFLIGLSSIFWREAWKYGERAFRYCNHDIGHAIAAVAMAAAGLGWDVKLLDGLGYQELKKVMGLECFPEFKYPSRPVRGKFREIEFEHPDCLLLVFPNGIGQEFNVNYKDLSSSILEFSKLEWKGKPNSLSEEHVCWDIIYRTAEAVKKPLTMGDRVAIDPFGSCGDSSEGSYKGFTVREVVRKRRSAVDMDRVTVIQRDTFYKILLHCLPSGCANGGKQRRELALPFRALPWDAEVHAVLFVHRVAGLPKGLYFLVRNEDHFDELKKSTSSNFAWVKPEGCPHNLPLYELERSLYDTLAKEVSCHQDIASDGCFSLGMVARFDSTLRDKNAWMYPRLFWETGVLGQVLYLEAHAVGVSATGIGCYFDDPVHKILGLKGSNFQSLYHFTVGGPVLDKRIMSLPAYPGPTIDA